In Natronococcus occultus SP4, the following proteins share a genomic window:
- a CDS encoding MFS transporter, translating to MFGLRRQELLFAAIISSVHAVQHIFYRLVPPLIPVLAVDIDAPLWQLGLLVSIYMFVGGLFQAPFGILADRVNRQYIASASISAMATGYVIFSLSPIFGASLPPIELFGDVFTGPFQLMALAMIVAGIGYSGIHPVGYPLITANVSSDSKGKVLGMWGSASKIGDALAPILIGVFILLFSWELILLSIAVLGYGYAIWLFVYLSNSQFDTQPPRANKTDSSDGIVSELSRADSRQFLFPVAILLAFFFAILFAGNGLLAFAPVFVTDVYGISLSIVGISLQTESVANFYFALLLLSATVSQLATGTFADWFDHRTVIVILLTIATICFVTLAFFTLSPVLLAIVFVVLGGSLYGLNPVRDALISNVSPADYEGRTFGYVYTVALIGSSAFPAAIGYMGDIVGIQLSFIFLAVGTLLGLVAILPLYSTKIYKKGNQ from the coding sequence ATGTTCGGACTGAGACGTCAAGAGCTACTTTTCGCAGCGATCATTTCATCTGTACATGCCGTTCAACATATCTTCTACCGCCTTGTCCCTCCCCTGATACCTGTTCTTGCCGTTGATATTGATGCACCGCTTTGGCAGCTCGGTCTGCTTGTAAGTATCTACATGTTCGTTGGAGGTCTCTTTCAGGCCCCATTCGGTATCCTTGCAGACCGCGTTAATCGACAATACATTGCTAGCGCTTCGATCAGTGCAATGGCGACCGGATACGTAATTTTCTCACTCTCACCGATATTTGGGGCAAGTCTCCCCCCGATCGAATTGTTTGGCGACGTGTTTACCGGTCCATTTCAACTCATGGCGCTAGCAATGATTGTCGCCGGAATCGGATACAGTGGAATCCATCCAGTCGGCTATCCATTAATCACAGCTAATGTCTCGTCGGATAGCAAAGGAAAAGTACTTGGAATGTGGGGAAGTGCGTCCAAAATTGGTGACGCTCTCGCTCCAATCCTTATTGGTGTATTTATTTTATTGTTTTCCTGGGAATTAATTCTCCTGAGTATTGCTGTGCTAGGGTATGGATACGCTATCTGGCTGTTTGTCTACCTCTCCAACTCGCAGTTTGATACTCAACCGCCAAGAGCCAACAAAACCGACTCGAGTGATGGGATTGTGAGTGAACTTTCTCGAGCCGACTCGCGCCAGTTTTTGTTTCCAGTCGCGATACTGCTTGCCTTCTTTTTTGCGATCCTGTTCGCAGGAAATGGATTGCTGGCATTTGCGCCAGTATTTGTTACGGACGTATATGGTATTTCGCTCTCAATAGTCGGCATTTCTCTTCAGACAGAGTCGGTCGCAAACTTCTACTTCGCACTTCTATTGCTTAGTGCCACAGTATCGCAGCTTGCAACCGGTACCTTCGCAGATTGGTTTGATCACCGGACTGTAATCGTCATACTTTTAACCATCGCGACAATTTGCTTCGTGACATTAGCATTTTTCACCTTATCACCAGTTCTGCTTGCGATCGTCTTCGTTGTTCTCGGTGGTAGTCTATATGGCCTCAATCCAGTGCGTGATGCCCTTATTAGTAACGTCTCACCGGCGGACTATGAAGGACGAACATTTGGATATGTTTACACTGTCGCACTTATCGGTAGTTCGGCGTTTCCGGCGGCAATTGGATATATGGGTGATATAGTCGGGATTCAATTGAGCTTCATCTTCCTAGCAGTTGGAACCTTGCTCGGACTTGTAGCTATTCTCCCATTATATAGTACGAAAATATACAAGAAGGGGAACCAGTAA
- a CDS encoding SDR family oxidoreductase, whose product MNLELTDRTAIVAASSSGLGYASARRLLEEGANVAICSRSSDRVESAAEQLADETNVSSNRILPAVCDITERDDIEDFVETTVETFGSLDIQVNNHGGPPAVTFDEATEEQWEKSHEGVISSNRWMAQAALPYLQKSNIGSLLVVTSASARESPKNHAISNVYRLGLYGLVKTISREYGPEVRANAITPRFVMTDRIEYKIKRRADHREISEEEALQSRVEEVSLDRPGDPEEFADAVAYLASPRASYVTGEILSVDGGWSRFVL is encoded by the coding sequence ATGAACCTCGAGTTAACCGACAGAACAGCAATCGTCGCAGCATCGAGTAGCGGACTCGGATACGCATCTGCACGTCGTCTCCTCGAGGAGGGAGCGAATGTTGCAATCTGCTCGCGGTCGAGTGACCGGGTCGAGTCTGCGGCAGAACAACTAGCCGACGAAACTAACGTCAGTTCGAATCGAATTTTGCCAGCGGTGTGTGATATCACTGAACGGGATGATATCGAGGACTTCGTCGAAACGACAGTCGAGACGTTCGGTTCGCTGGATATCCAGGTGAACAATCATGGCGGTCCACCAGCCGTAACCTTCGACGAGGCGACCGAAGAGCAGTGGGAAAAGTCACACGAGGGGGTGATCTCGAGCAACCGCTGGATGGCGCAAGCGGCGTTACCCTATCTTCAGAAGAGCAACATTGGTTCGCTCCTTGTTGTCACCAGTGCGTCTGCTCGTGAGTCTCCAAAAAATCATGCGATCTCGAACGTATACCGCCTTGGCCTCTATGGGTTAGTAAAGACAATTTCACGCGAGTATGGTCCCGAAGTACGAGCAAACGCGATTACACCTCGGTTTGTGATGACAGATCGGATCGAGTACAAAATCAAGCGACGGGCCGACCACCGGGAAATTTCCGAGGAAGAGGCACTACAGAGTCGCGTCGAGGAAGTCTCGCTTGACCGACCTGGTGATCCTGAAGAGTTTGCGGACGCTGTCGCATATCTTGCCTCCCCGCGCGCGAGTTACGTGACCGGTGAGATTCTGAGCGTCGATGGGGGCTGGAGCCGGTTCGTGCTGTAG
- a CDS encoding Bug family tripartite tricarboxylate transporter substrate binding protein — MKVATGSVIGSSLLAGCLGDNGAGDYPPSTMTFVNAYSEGGGVDTNMREIQPYLEEELDTNFDIEYRDGAGTRVAANTVAQEPELHSIGGTLSPATPAAVAIDEYEGDELEFTLDDIRPVGTISEEAAVIRVREDEDRFTTIEELVEYGEDNPGELTVGSSGPTNRNVLSVIQLMEETDAEFQIVPYDGGGPTETALLQEEIDVAARSVYNSADVNDETLCLTIYAEENPEPDLTDDAPPVNDALGTDIDYDPSNGIQFYFVSADAADEYPDRFDTVVDALEAAMQNDEYIEDLEEIGEEDKVFHNGPDETEEILENAYETYVEFAPMFDEYVQ, encoded by the coding sequence ATGAAAGTTGCAACTGGTAGCGTAATCGGATCTTCGTTGCTCGCAGGGTGTTTAGGAGACAACGGTGCTGGAGACTACCCCCCCTCGACAATGACCTTCGTTAACGCGTATTCCGAAGGAGGCGGTGTGGACACCAATATGAGAGAAATCCAGCCATACCTGGAGGAGGAACTCGACACCAATTTCGATATCGAGTACCGCGACGGTGCCGGGACCCGTGTCGCCGCAAATACCGTCGCTCAAGAACCCGAACTGCACTCGATCGGCGGAACCCTCTCGCCGGCAACACCTGCTGCAGTCGCGATTGATGAATACGAGGGTGATGAACTGGAATTTACACTGGATGATATCCGTCCAGTCGGCACGATTTCAGAAGAGGCAGCGGTCATTCGTGTCCGGGAAGATGAAGATCGATTCACAACGATCGAAGAACTTGTTGAGTATGGCGAAGATAATCCCGGTGAACTTACTGTCGGCTCTTCTGGACCGACTAATCGAAATGTGCTCTCAGTCATTCAGCTAATGGAAGAGACTGATGCTGAATTCCAGATTGTTCCGTACGACGGCGGTGGTCCGACTGAGACGGCTCTCCTTCAGGAGGAAATTGATGTCGCTGCTCGATCCGTCTATAATAGCGCGGACGTCAATGATGAGACATTGTGTCTCACAATTTACGCCGAGGAGAACCCCGAACCGGACCTTACGGACGATGCTCCGCCAGTCAACGATGCGCTTGGTACGGACATCGATTATGATCCCTCCAACGGGATCCAGTTCTACTTCGTATCCGCAGACGCTGCTGATGAGTATCCCGACCGGTTCGATACGGTTGTTGATGCACTTGAAGCCGCTATGCAGAATGATGAGTACATTGAAGACCTAGAAGAGATCGGTGAGGAAGACAAGGTCTTCCACAACGGTCCGGATGAGACAGAAGAGATTCTGGAAAATGCATATGAAACATACGTCGAATTTGCACCGATGTTCGACGAATATGTGCAGTAA
- a CDS encoding universal stress protein — MTIVTAVEDTERDRRVIAEGAALADAFNDELHVIHVLDRDSLEEGAAADEPGSRPTLEVARDIAADIASLETKEFTPVGRIGSPAGEIQNYTEETEARYLVVGGRKRSPIGKAVFGSITQSLLLNVESTVVTVRTESTS, encoded by the coding sequence ATGACGATTGTTACCGCTGTAGAAGACACAGAACGCGACCGTCGAGTGATTGCGGAAGGAGCAGCTCTCGCAGACGCGTTTAATGATGAACTGCACGTCATTCACGTACTGGATCGAGACAGCCTTGAGGAGGGAGCGGCGGCAGACGAACCTGGTTCGCGTCCTACTCTCGAGGTTGCTCGGGATATCGCGGCAGACATCGCGTCGTTAGAAACAAAGGAGTTTACACCCGTCGGTCGGATTGGCTCGCCAGCAGGAGAGATCCAGAACTACACTGAGGAGACCGAAGCACGATATCTTGTCGTCGGCGGTCGGAAACGCTCTCCGATTGGCAAGGCGGTTTTTGGGAGTATTACCCAGTCACTGTTGTTGAACGTTGAGTCGACAGTCGTAACCGTTCGCACCGAAAGCACCTCTTGA
- a CDS encoding MFS transporter, with translation MEKRLSAVVDTARVYNVVVIVSLLWFMVQFLRFVFPPLFETFQETYGVSNTETGMLFTALMIGYACMQFPAGVLGDRIGEPRVIIGGAVVFSGAAALVATGQSFLLILAGAVLIGLGTGPHKTVAIPLLSKRYKERTGLALGFMDTVGQFGGMLAPLAVVALMSFFVWQNVFVLGAVVSLVLGWLFYVTVRRDSELRTSGVITDEESSTDSNESIFKTFRTVFRNRRLLIFVAVAMAFTFSWNALSAFFPLFLTSEKGVSSGVASILYSILFIASISQTATGDISDRRDSISVAFALFALMFVAILSLIIVDSLLTLVAITVLAGIGFHGFRPVRDSYLMDVIPENVGGSAFGMIRTGMTGVGALSPAIVGYISDDAGFVAAFLSIAGIILIGAVLLVFLR, from the coding sequence ATGGAAAAGAGACTCTCGGCAGTAGTGGACACTGCTCGGGTCTACAACGTCGTGGTAATCGTTTCGCTGCTCTGGTTCATGGTCCAGTTTCTTCGGTTTGTCTTTCCGCCGCTGTTCGAGACTTTTCAAGAGACGTATGGTGTTTCGAACACGGAAACCGGTATGTTGTTCACAGCACTGATGATCGGATACGCATGCATGCAGTTTCCAGCCGGCGTTCTTGGCGACCGGATTGGCGAGCCACGTGTCATCATCGGCGGGGCAGTGGTCTTTTCCGGTGCAGCGGCACTCGTCGCGACAGGCCAATCGTTTCTCTTGATACTCGCTGGTGCCGTATTGATCGGTCTCGGAACGGGCCCTCACAAGACCGTCGCAATTCCATTGCTCTCGAAGCGATATAAAGAACGGACCGGACTTGCGCTAGGATTTATGGATACGGTCGGCCAGTTTGGCGGAATGTTAGCACCGTTAGCCGTTGTCGCGCTGATGAGCTTCTTTGTGTGGCAAAACGTCTTCGTGCTCGGGGCAGTCGTCTCATTGGTATTAGGGTGGTTGTTTTACGTGACTGTACGACGGGATTCTGAACTTCGAACCAGCGGCGTTATAACCGACGAGGAATCGTCAACCGACTCAAACGAGTCAATCTTCAAGACTTTTCGAACGGTGTTCAGAAATCGTCGACTACTCATTTTCGTGGCGGTAGCAATGGCGTTCACCTTCTCATGGAATGCACTGTCTGCATTTTTTCCACTATTCCTGACCTCAGAGAAGGGGGTGTCGAGTGGTGTCGCCAGTATACTCTATAGCATACTCTTTATTGCGAGCATTAGTCAGACTGCGACCGGCGACATCAGCGACCGACGGGACAGCATCTCCGTCGCGTTCGCACTATTTGCGCTGATGTTCGTGGCAATTCTCTCTCTAATCATCGTTGACTCCCTTCTCACGCTGGTGGCGATAACGGTACTTGCAGGGATCGGATTCCACGGGTTTCGCCCTGTCCGCGACTCCTATCTGATGGACGTCATTCCCGAAAACGTCGGCGGCAGTGCATTTGGGATGATCAGGACGGGTATGACCGGTGTCGGGGCACTCTCCCCAGCAATCGTTGGGTACATCTCCGATGATGCGGGGTTTGTGGCAGCGTTTCTCTCAATTGCCGGAATTATCCTAATCGGCGCTGTATTACTCGTATTCCTTCGGTAG
- a CDS encoding IclR family transcriptional regulator — MNEQTPSREIRTITNMFQIVDVLMKQDGAQVTEIATELDLAKSTVHQQLSTLYNNGYVIKENGEYHVGLKFLTIGEYARQRREWSGLAKQMVEQLAETTNERAQFFIEEHGRAIYLYTAAGERAVQANRQSGELRYLHSSAGGKAILSRMDRERIEKIIDRWGLPQETDQTITDTDELFDELEATRERGYSINKQESISGLWAIAVPVVANGEVVGAFSVSGPRHRMEKDWFQEELPNTLLGTANELEIKIEYS, encoded by the coding sequence ATGAACGAACAAACGCCGTCGCGGGAGATTAGAACTATCACAAATATGTTTCAGATAGTGGACGTCCTCATGAAGCAGGACGGTGCTCAAGTAACCGAAATCGCTACAGAACTCGATCTCGCGAAGAGCACGGTCCACCAACAGTTGTCGACGCTATACAACAATGGATACGTAATCAAAGAGAACGGGGAGTACCACGTCGGTTTGAAGTTCCTGACGATCGGTGAGTACGCGAGACAGCGACGTGAGTGGAGCGGCCTGGCCAAACAGATGGTCGAGCAGCTCGCGGAAACCACTAACGAGCGCGCACAGTTTTTTATCGAAGAACATGGGCGGGCAATCTACCTATATACCGCTGCTGGGGAGCGAGCCGTACAGGCAAATCGACAGAGTGGCGAACTTCGCTATCTCCACTCTAGTGCAGGCGGAAAAGCAATTCTCTCCCGAATGGACCGGGAGCGCATCGAGAAGATTATCGACCGGTGGGGACTTCCTCAGGAGACCGATCAGACAATTACAGATACCGATGAACTGTTTGACGAACTGGAGGCAACTCGCGAGCGCGGCTATAGCATCAACAAACAAGAGTCAATATCTGGACTCTGGGCAATCGCTGTCCCGGTCGTCGCAAACGGAGAAGTGGTCGGGGCATTCAGCGTCTCTGGCCCCCGCCACCGGATGGAGAAAGACTGGTTTCAGGAGGAACTCCCGAACACTCTCCTTGGAACGGCGAACGAACTCGAAATCAAGATTGAGTACTCTTGA
- a CDS encoding tripartite tricarboxylate transporter permease, translating into MAIEHIPEALGVLLTVENIAFICIGVMFGMLAGSIPGFTGTNTVAIALPFTLGMTAEIALVFLAAIYIGASYGGAIPAVLINTPGTAGATATVLDAYPMSQKGQASKALGISILASVIGGFFAAFIVLLLLGPIGDFAFMFTNREIFVLGLFGLAAVAVAIGDNFRKGLVSGFAGLLIAAMPVDPTTGQRRLDFGFFELYDEVPFVPVVVGLFAISELFYLINKKAISEDTELDTSYGQIIDGFKYVISKPIDLARAMIIGLSIGSMPGAGTSVANFVSWGTAKSMSDKPEQFGEGNPEGVIASEGSNSAVTAGSLVPTIALGIPGSGTTAVMLAALLLHGVRPGPEFMQDFALEANIIILSLFIANIVLLIFAFAVSKYLVRIVTMPANVIVPAILVLTVIGAYAMRSSVFDIWLMFLFGIIGFVMRENNYSLIPLILGVILGPIIEGAFLRSMLVSGNDPTYFFGSGLAIALWIALVLTFVSRPLYNIVRGIVESRTNLLN; encoded by the coding sequence ATGGCAATAGAGCACATCCCAGAGGCATTAGGCGTGCTGTTGACGGTCGAGAATATCGCGTTCATCTGTATCGGTGTGATGTTTGGAATGTTGGCCGGGTCCATCCCTGGATTTACTGGGACAAATACGGTCGCGATCGCGCTGCCGTTTACACTCGGAATGACCGCCGAAATTGCGCTGGTGTTCCTAGCAGCGATCTATATTGGAGCAAGCTATGGTGGTGCGATTCCGGCTGTTCTGATCAACACGCCAGGTACGGCTGGTGCGACCGCGACGGTGCTTGACGCTTACCCAATGTCCCAGAAAGGACAGGCATCGAAAGCTCTCGGAATATCGATCTTGGCTAGTGTCATCGGTGGATTCTTTGCCGCCTTCATTGTCCTCCTACTCTTGGGTCCGATCGGTGACTTCGCGTTCATGTTCACGAACCGTGAAATTTTCGTCCTCGGATTATTTGGGCTCGCAGCCGTTGCCGTAGCGATCGGGGACAACTTCAGAAAAGGGTTAGTCTCCGGTTTCGCGGGACTATTGATCGCCGCGATGCCTGTTGACCCGACGACAGGACAGCGACGACTCGATTTCGGGTTCTTCGAACTGTATGATGAAGTTCCATTCGTTCCGGTTGTCGTTGGACTGTTCGCAATTTCCGAGCTATTCTATCTCATCAACAAGAAAGCAATCAGCGAAGATACGGAACTCGATACCTCGTATGGACAGATTATTGATGGGTTTAAATACGTGATTTCGAAGCCTATTGACCTCGCACGAGCGATGATCATCGGCCTCAGTATCGGATCAATGCCGGGTGCCGGGACTTCCGTAGCTAATTTCGTCAGCTGGGGGACGGCGAAGTCAATGTCCGATAAACCTGAACAGTTTGGTGAGGGTAATCCCGAAGGTGTGATCGCCTCAGAGGGTTCTAACAGCGCAGTCACGGCCGGGTCGCTCGTTCCCACGATCGCTCTTGGTATCCCTGGAAGTGGGACGACTGCAGTTATGCTCGCTGCCCTCCTCCTTCACGGTGTACGACCCGGGCCTGAGTTCATGCAGGACTTCGCGCTTGAGGCTAATATTATCATCCTCTCGCTGTTCATTGCGAATATAGTCTTGCTTATATTTGCATTCGCCGTCTCGAAGTATCTTGTTCGGATCGTCACGATGCCTGCGAACGTTATTGTGCCAGCGATACTGGTACTCACTGTTATCGGGGCATATGCAATGCGTAGTAGTGTTTTCGACATTTGGCTAATGTTCCTCTTCGGAATCATCGGGTTCGTAATGCGTGAGAACAACTACTCGCTCATCCCGTTAATCCTGGGTGTCATTCTCGGTCCGATCATTGAGGGTGCTTTCCTCCGCAGCATGTTGGTCAGTGGCAACGATCCAACGTACTTCTTCGGCAGCGGGCTTGCGATCGCACTCTGGATCGCGCTTGTACTGACCTTCGTGAGCAGACCGCTGTACAACATTGTTCGAGGCATTGTTGAATCTCGAACCAATCTACTCAACTGA
- a CDS encoding mandelate racemase/muconate lactonizing enzyme family protein, with the protein MEVTDIETAVLGSAVDAASLPAQVGARELEISSVVVRIHTDEGITGLGESFYRSEENNHFLAESIEAMGRHVIGKDPRDIKAIWHELYLHVKRAGAYGALSAIDEALWDIAGKNAGLPVYQLLGGQTSEVNAYATFPADKTADELTEYAEWLSAKGFEAMKIGAGFGIEEDRNRIKTIMDEIPDDFGLAIDANTSYNVTDARAVAETGSEYEIEWFEEPIAHTDIQGQAELNKSVEVPISGYQTHTPHYPALDHLKANALDIYQPSLDYVGGITGATRVASLVEAFNKEMVPHALGPAINYAASLHVAAASRQCELIEFAVLDDDVDDPGRYIAGPYVENQDAITCRMVDESIHRVNRASA; encoded by the coding sequence ATGGAAGTCACCGATATTGAGACAGCCGTACTTGGTAGTGCTGTCGACGCTGCGTCGCTTCCTGCGCAGGTCGGCGCACGGGAACTCGAGATTAGCTCCGTCGTTGTGAGAATTCACACCGACGAGGGAATCACCGGTCTAGGTGAATCGTTTTACCGATCGGAGGAAAACAACCACTTCCTCGCGGAGTCTATCGAAGCAATGGGTCGGCATGTCATTGGGAAAGATCCCCGTGACATCAAGGCAATCTGGCACGAACTCTATCTGCACGTCAAACGCGCCGGTGCCTACGGTGCATTAAGTGCGATCGACGAGGCACTGTGGGATATTGCCGGCAAGAACGCCGGTCTTCCCGTCTACCAGTTGCTCGGCGGCCAGACCAGTGAAGTCAACGCGTACGCAACGTTCCCTGCTGATAAGACAGCGGACGAACTGACCGAATACGCTGAGTGGCTCTCGGCCAAAGGGTTCGAAGCGATGAAGATCGGTGCTGGGTTCGGAATTGAGGAGGATCGAAACCGAATCAAGACGATCATGGATGAGATCCCGGATGATTTCGGACTGGCAATCGATGCGAACACATCCTACAACGTTACGGATGCACGCGCCGTTGCAGAGACCGGGAGCGAATACGAGATTGAGTGGTTTGAAGAACCCATAGCACATACAGACATTCAAGGGCAGGCGGAGCTAAACAAGTCCGTCGAAGTACCCATCTCGGGATATCAGACACACACTCCCCACTATCCCGCTCTTGACCACCTGAAAGCCAACGCCCTTGACATCTATCAGCCGTCACTCGACTATGTTGGCGGAATCACCGGTGCGACACGTGTTGCCTCGCTTGTCGAAGCGTTCAACAAAGAAATGGTCCCCCACGCGCTTGGACCGGCAATCAATTACGCCGCGAGCCTTCACGTTGCGGCGGCGAGCCGCCAGTGTGAACTTATTGAGTTTGCAGTTCTCGACGACGATGTCGACGATCCTGGACGCTACATTGCCGGCCCATACGTTGAAAATCAGGACGCGATTACGTGCAGGATGGTGGACGAATCGATCCACCGAGTGAACCGGGCCTCGGCGTAA
- a CDS encoding tripartite tricarboxylate transporter TctB family protein, whose protein sequence is MAMTQSEEDEAAEEESAPSTAFVALVRLAFPTAVLLLAVLYVENTYGRIGTDNLYYPYFIVAMIFLFVISVYVSEIKHLYNHGAEDEFIESLKKSYSEWKRSIGFVIAGAAYLSMINVLGFFISSFLGMIVIMLIGGLRDPKMIVGGTITTLVLVYVLFITIMGMNPPEGMLI, encoded by the coding sequence ATGGCGATGACTCAATCAGAGGAAGATGAAGCGGCTGAGGAGGAGTCTGCACCATCGACAGCGTTCGTTGCACTTGTTCGACTGGCCTTTCCGACTGCAGTACTGCTTCTGGCAGTGCTCTACGTTGAGAACACCTATGGACGGATCGGTACTGATAACCTCTACTACCCATACTTCATCGTCGCGATGATATTCCTGTTTGTTATCTCAGTATACGTTAGCGAAATCAAACATCTCTATAATCACGGCGCGGAGGACGAATTCATCGAGAGTCTTAAGAAATCTTATTCAGAGTGGAAACGTTCCATTGGCTTCGTCATTGCTGGCGCCGCGTATTTATCGATGATCAACGTACTCGGATTCTTCATCTCCTCGTTCCTGGGGATGATTGTAATCATGCTGATCGGTGGTCTTCGTGACCCGAAAATGATCGTCGGGGGTACCATTACGACGCTAGTGCTCGTATATGTACTATTCATAACCATTATGGGAATGAATCCACCAGAAGGTATGTTGATATGA
- a CDS encoding tripartite tricarboxylate transporter permease produces the protein MALDAFFSGIELVFAWPTIGLVFFGVLLGIIIGSIPGVGAPIGMAMLLPLTVGMEPHNAIIFLIGIYSGGMYGGSIASILINAPGDAGNAATTLDGYPLTKAGRAKDALAISATASALMGFLGALVVIVLTPVLIPIVRSFGSPEYFLVAVLGIALITVVTKGAPIKGIVAGAFGFMISTVGLAIMTPTPRFTFDQMGLYDGIDFIAILIGLFAVAEMIKLSQQQQIAGSNVTVTGNIKTGVKSVIDHPVLTTKSGLLGLFIGMIPGAGATTSTFVSYAEAVRTYTDGKFGDGDLRGVIATESANNPTVSGSLVPTIAFGIPGSGSTAVLLGGLILHGLRPGPDMFASQLHVTYSFFIAIFIGNLLILAVGLLLITRFSLITQIDSSIIIPIVIVLSVLGAFTLNRNWFDVAAILAFGIMGYYMVRHNYSIIAFILGAVLGPIAEENLFRSLQLEDNWLIFVTRPLSLLLVILTLLVLLGPILKEYLHSAEEDGDEAMDQNLSEE, from the coding sequence ATGGCTCTCGACGCGTTTTTCTCCGGTATCGAACTCGTATTTGCCTGGCCGACAATCGGACTGGTCTTTTTTGGCGTCCTGTTAGGGATTATTATTGGGTCAATTCCGGGGGTTGGAGCACCGATCGGAATGGCGATGTTACTCCCACTCACGGTTGGTATGGAACCTCACAATGCAATTATATTTCTGATCGGCATTTACAGCGGTGGTATGTACGGCGGAAGCATCGCGTCAATCCTCATCAATGCGCCTGGAGACGCAGGTAACGCCGCTACGACGCTCGACGGGTACCCGCTTACGAAGGCCGGACGCGCAAAGGATGCGCTCGCGATTTCCGCGACGGCATCGGCACTGATGGGATTCCTCGGAGCACTCGTTGTTATCGTTCTAACGCCGGTTCTCATTCCGATCGTTCGATCATTCGGCTCCCCCGAATACTTTCTCGTCGCCGTGCTTGGCATCGCCCTGATCACAGTCGTTACTAAAGGTGCGCCGATCAAGGGGATCGTGGCCGGCGCTTTCGGCTTCATGATATCGACAGTTGGGCTCGCGATTATGACCCCTACTCCTCGGTTTACCTTCGACCAGATGGGACTATACGATGGTATTGATTTCATAGCGATTCTGATCGGGCTGTTCGCTGTTGCAGAGATGATCAAGTTGTCCCAGCAGCAGCAAATAGCCGGCAGCAACGTTACCGTTACTGGTAACATCAAAACAGGCGTAAAGTCTGTTATTGATCATCCAGTCCTTACAACGAAATCGGGATTGCTCGGCTTATTTATCGGCATGATCCCGGGTGCCGGCGCTACAACCTCAACGTTCGTCTCGTATGCTGAAGCGGTACGAACATACACCGATGGGAAGTTCGGGGACGGTGATCTCCGTGGAGTGATCGCCACCGAGAGTGCAAACAATCCAACTGTGAGCGGCTCTTTGGTCCCGACGATAGCGTTCGGTATCCCCGGGAGCGGATCGACTGCCGTGTTACTCGGCGGACTCATTCTTCACGGTCTCCGTCCCGGACCGGACATGTTCGCCAGTCAACTCCATGTCACCTACTCCTTTTTCATCGCTATCTTTATTGGCAACCTCCTTATTCTGGCAGTCGGATTACTGCTGATCACGCGGTTCAGTCTAATCACGCAGATCGACTCGAGTATTATCATTCCAATCGTAATCGTGCTGTCGGTTCTGGGCGCATTCACGCTGAACCGGAACTGGTTCGACGTAGCCGCAATCCTCGCGTTTGGGATCATGGGATACTACATGGTCCGTCACAATTATTCGATTATTGCATTCATCTTAGGGGCAGTTCTCGGACCTATCGCGGAAGAAAACCTCTTTCGGTCGCTTCAGCTCGAAGATAACTGGCTTATTTTCGTTACCCGACCACTCTCACTCTTGCTTGTGATACTGACTCTTCTTGTCCTCCTTGGTCCGATACTGAAGGAGTACCTCCACTCTGCAGAAGAGGATGGGGACGAAGCGATGGATCAAAACCTCTCTGAGGAATAG